The genomic stretch ggctagccagttcctttgcttgaacttggcttgacacgctgccgcgtgtctagactATACACACACATCGATGAGTGCGCGCTGTGACATCAGCGATCGCCGCGGCGTATCGGCGACGGTCGCCAATTACTGTCGGTCGTCTGTAAGGGCCCTTAATAGATGGAGAGccttaaaataaatttcaaatattcattttaattttatttcattacttaaaaaaaaagtaaaaagaatTAATAGAATAAAGCAATTTGGCAAGCTGAATATGCTATGGAGTATGACACAGTACATTTATCAAAATGATCTCACCTGTCAGCCAAAGCCTTTGCCAGCATTTCTTTCCTCTTCTTATTCTGTTCCTCCATAATCTTCTGTTTCAGCTGCAACTCCTCCAACTTCGCACCGTGCGCCGCCAACTCATCTTCCGTGTAATTATCTACACTCCTCACCAAATCCGGTGTAACGCCTGTACTGCTTTTCCTACTATCCAAATGGTTTTCCATCGCATCAGTTTTAGAATCTTTTTCGTCTATGTCATTAGCTTCTCCACCGGAGACATCATCCTCGTTGTTTAAGTCAATGGTGCTTGTGCTGATATTGTCTAAATCACTTGACTCATTATTGTTATACTCTGTGATTGGTTTGTTTTTTAAACTGAGCCGGCATTTATCGAACATTACATCTATAGCTTCATCCGAACTCTGTTTTTGTAGAGGTAATTTGTATTGATTAGTTGCCCTTTTCTGCTTCACACCAATTTGGGCCTTCTTGATGTTAGTTGTGACTTTAGattctgtaaaaaaaactttttaaagcTTGATTTTATCAACCGAATGTctaggcccaaggtcctacctatagtactaaTTCAGTTTGAGGTAATTTAAATCATATCCAATTGGAACAGCAAACCAGTTGCATTTGTTTTGCGTTgtaaattttttataaaaagcaAAACTAACTCTATTTCTTACAATATAGGTTCAAATtgcagtggcaaattttggattattggaatattggattatttatCCTTAGGCCCTAGGCAATAGAATGGATAATACTAGTAAAGTACTTTCACCTCTTATTGAAGAAAACTGGCGGTTAAGATTACATACATATGGATTATGTGAGTATTTGAGTAATCACAAAAAACGTGAGAATGCTAATGTTGCAGCTGCAACAAAAACTACCAATTATCTCATCTTACTCAACTATGACGTAATTATGCCTAGGTATGctaatatttttatgaattaaATTAAAGTGGGCAACTAACATGAAGAGGAGAATCAAGAGAATGAATTAACATTAAACTTTTCCATGCATGACAAATTAATTCACAGCTAGGTACTAAGTTGTACGGGAAAGGGCTCAGTAACGTATTAGTTGCAGTACCGCTATTTTCCATGAAAGTTAGCATAGGTACGTGAACAATTTTACAAACGAGGTCAATCTATTTTTCCGTTGATTTAAGCTATTATTATAACTTATTAAGATCTAGTAGTTAGTTAATAGTAAGTTTATTATTCGCTTACCGATGTTTGAGCCTGTCTCCACAGACTTTATCCGCTTCAAATCTTCTTCACTGAATCCGGCAAACGTAGACGACATTGTATCGTAATGACGGCCACCTACTCGTATATTtcaattctatcttgtttcgaGCGAGTGATATTAGTAAATAAAGTTCATTGTTAGTTCAGATAAGAAAACGAATTTCAAATTATACGAATACAACACGAGCTATGAGCATTGAGCAATGTTTTGCTGGCAAAAAGACAAGACTCACAAAAAAGATGACGTGCCCTGTAATGTCAAAGATATGTCAAAATGAATGAGTAGGTTCAGCGATTAATATCATAACTGGAATAGCTTAGGACCAAAATACATAGAGTTAAAAAAAGTTTAGCTGAGTTTAGCATCCCCATAAACaatatcttaaaaaaaaaagttagtgGCGGCATCATACTCAATAGCTTTTTTAGGTTATTCGGTGAATAActaaatttgtatttattttaactgttaAAAGAAAAAGGTACGGTTGTGATATAATCTAAAGTTATTTACTTCCTGTTTTCGTACAAAACTTATCTGTGAATTATGTATTTTCCAGACAAATAACCAAAAATGGCAGCGGCTATGCCCATCAACCCCAAGCCTTTCCTCAACAGTTTGACAGGGAAGTCCGTGCTTGTGAGGCTAAAATGGGGCCATGAATACAAAGGGCTCCTAGTGTCCGCCGATGGTTACATGAATCTGCAGTTAGCTAACACCGAGGAAATTGTTGACGGCAAATGCACAGGTTAGTTAATTACTTTGGGCATCAAACAAATAGCTTGCATATTCTGCCGTTTTATTTATTCCGCACAACTATTGCTAGTAACAAGCAGGATTGATAGTAACAACAAAGCAGTCTTACCAttccaaatccaaattaattaTTCGTTAAACAATAGGTAGAGATGTTAAACCATGTACTCTTAATTTCCAGGAAATCTTGGTGAAGTTCTAATCAGATGTAACAATGTTCTGTACGTGCGAGGGGCAGAAGAAGAGGATGAAGAGGGAGAAATGAAAGAATAACTTTTAgtgtataatttttataagttgTATTAAGTGTACTAGGGTATTGGACTTACCGAGAACATGAAACTGGTAAAAGGATCTGTACTGAGAGAGCCAATGGTATTTTATTTGGGTAACTAGACTTCAATATACAAGTTCCAAACCTAACTGAGACAAATGGAATCAATAATTTTctttattataaacaaaaaactgtaataataaaaaaaagtccgGACATAGGTATGTGTTTCCATTTGAATCATAAACTAATGATTTACATGAAAACAATCATGATTGTGTACAAGACTTGTGATTACTGTAACTAGAGATTCTTTTAGATAGTTTCATGAACTCTACTCAGTGTTTGTGGCACATTGCACCAACTGTTGAATTTAATTATTCAATTTTGTGATTCTCTTAAATAATAAGAATCTATTCCAatttgtgttgtttttttttgtcttcaACCGTTTGTACATTTTGCATTAATTGACAGACTGGTCAGCATCATCACCCGTCATTATGAAAACGTAACCCTGTTCCGTACAATAGAGACTTCCTTATACCAAAATGGCCCCAATGACGTCTAGACTGTGAACAACATTTGCAACGCATTTGGTCCTAAATTATGGGTATGGTATCAAAATGACGCGTTTTTCAGAGTCTCTTATGAATTGGGTACTTCCCTACTATAGTCAAATCGGCTTCAAACGATTTGCCAACAGTGACATCACAGTCAACTCGCCTACTTTTATTTTTCTATCTGAttttttaacgcattcactgccagggggcgtggcctaggaacactTATATGACGGTGACCGAacatgtgcgttgggggcagtgaatgtgttaaatagaaattgtgtttcgaaataactgctatctatgtttttctaataattattttgtgcatggtgtgaaataatttataagTAGGGGCAATGTACCTAATTGCCAATTAACTGTGTGAACCATCATCCATTATGGTACATAACATGTAATGTAATCAAATCACAGATgaagaaatttaaaaatgaaACTGTCAGCCAATGTTCGAATAATGATTATATGTATTTCGCTTAACAGTTATTTACATAGGCAATAAATCACACAAATTCTTATATCCAGCCATTCAGTATTAGTCTGGAATCTACTGACTTATATATAGGCGTATAATTGtgctaaatattaaattatttatcacAAAGTGAATCCcatattcaatatatattttgtgcTAGTTTATTGCTACATATACCCTCAAATTATGGCAATATATTAATGAATTTCACATATAGGTAATATGTGTAAGAGTCGAAAATTGTCAGGAACAATAAACTTGAAAAACTGTGTTATTTATTCTTGAATCATGTTTTTGGAAAAGAAAATTCAGCATGTGATGAATTTCACAATGATGCTATATTTAAATCCACGCACGAGAAATTgacataagtacttatttattgtacatttaaataactatAAATGCCGTATATAACATATGGTCTAAATGCAGAGACCTACCTACATTTCTAATGAGTATGttgaatacaatattttttatcaaatattaTTGCAATAATGTTTCACGTAAACACTATAAAATCTAAAGAAAATATAATGTAACTGTAACCGATAAAAGAATTATTGGAAAGACAATGatatattattagaaatataataaaatactagGATTATGGGAGATCGATGCTCATTCAGCTTCCACGCCCTATTCCTATTTGTGTGAATAGCTAAATTGATATATAGACCAACTTATTAGACAGAAAAACTGCTCTTTATTGCCACAAAACAGGcggttttatattatttttctaaCTTATTGCAAGTTTCATTGTCCTCTTTTCTGATAGATACATTTCTAAATATGATTCTCTTCCTATATAATGTAgaacagcggttctcaaacttttttggtgacggaacccttttggaaagcgaaatatttgacgaaacccaaaattaaaaattttcgttcgtcactgtggaccagatatacctatagaagtgctggttttttccttattattacaagtattttcacggaaccccaacagaggctttgcggaaccctagggttccgcggaacacactttgagaatggctgatgTAGAATATATATGAATCAGTAGAAATAGGCTGTAATAGCGACAAACCGCCGGTCCAAGAAGCTCTGTTCCACTTCCACGGAACCGCCTACCTCCTTAGCGAGCGACAAGATCTGGAACAATCAACAATCAATCAATTAATAGGGTATTACTTATactgtaattaaaataaattattttacaccatacatgaaataaagcaccagataattattagaaaaacacaggtACGAGTTagttttaaacacaagttctatttaataaatcggatagaagtataaaaagtaggtgagtcgACCGtaacgtcacgatgtaatgtttcacgtaaattccatattagcaaatcgttttgacagttctaaaaaaccgggcaagtgcgagtcggactcgcgcacgaagggttccgtaccataaagcaaaaaaaaaacggaaaaaaatgcaaaaagaaaacggtcacccatccaagtactgaccacgcccgacgttgcttaactttggtcaaaaatcacgtttgctgtatgggagccccacttaaatctttattttattctgtttttagtatttgttgttatagcggcaacagaaatacatcatctgtgaaaatttcaactgtctagctatcacggttcgtgagatacagcctggtgaccgacagacggacagacggacggacggacggacagcgaagtcttagtaataggatcccgttttaccgtttgggtacggaaccctaaaaagtaactgatttgactagtaggaaaataccccaTTGTTATAGCTGACGATtttattttagggttccgtactgtaTGATTACTTTTAATTAGCTATTCTTATATTTTTCTGGAACTCTAGGAAGCATTTAGACTCAGGGAGTCTTGTCGCGAGCTATTGTTTAAACTAATTTCTATGGCATTAATTTTTCCTATCAATAAAATAACACCGAGATTTTTGTCTGCACAAACAGCAGCACGCTAttatccatcggtggacctgatgccttttgtaataaggtccccTGAGGGACAGTTAGGTGagtcaactttttcttgtcactatagttcgttttttttagcattagaaagaactccacagaagtaagtgtgcagtttttatcaggctctttaattgttaataattattgaattatctaatgaagcatggtcaatacatataatttacttcaaattattaccgctaatagtgccggatttggaaccacaagcttacttctacgaagttctttctaatgctaaaaaaacggactgtagttGCCACGGTTACtttctcctgggtcactcttaaaaaaatagttatttcgTATTGCATTataagagctcgtgattctaagtagaaataacacaaaagtggcaaaaaaggacacaatatataaaaaccgggcaagtgcgagtcggactcgcgcacgaagggttccgtaccataatgcaaaaaaaaaagcaaaaaaaaaacggtcacccatccaagtactgaccactcccgacgttgcttaactttggtcaaaaatcacgtttgttgtatgggagccccatttaaatctttattttattctgtttttactatttgttgttatagcggcaacagaaatacatcgtctgggaaaatttcaactgtctagctatcaaggttcgtgagatacagcctggtgacagacagacggacggacggacagcgaagtcttagtaatagggtcccgttttaccctttgggtacggaaccctaaaaaggacactatataaaaatggcaaaaaataatagaaacgtTCAGTTacagtgtgggtgatggtacCTGGTCAGTGCGAGTGTTGCGAGGCAGGTAGAGCGCCACGTTGCCGCTGACGGTGCGGGCCGCCGATAGGAGAGAGGACGCAGGCTTGGGTTCTAGCATAGTTTCGATGTCGTATTCCTCACTCTGGAATCAAGAAACAATTTGTAGCAAGACACATTGGAAAGAGGCATAAGACAATAGGCCATGTCTAACCTCCTAACTcgcaaggtcctacctatagtacctcttCAGTTAAATGAAATTGAAATCGTACTCAATTGGCACAAagtcgcttttgctttgtttcgttcggTATTTCCTTAACCTGTACTTAAAATTTTCATgggatatttatatttttcatttgtacggttgggccttaggaggctaggAAGTCAAGGGTTCAAGAGATTATTACAAAACAAAAAGGAAACATAATGACATGTAATGGAAGACAATTCTGTATGATTACTCGTACCTAGTGATGTTGAGTACTTCGGACAGCACATGAAGCTTTCAGTTATCTTAACCCTTTTAGGCGCCATTGACGCTTGATCTCatcatttttgaagtgaaaacttctttagcggcgctgagcactttttgaggtgggggaaaaatgaccgtagttatgcagaaaacgaccaactcaattttttatCAATACAGAAAGCGATCAAAGccactgagttagggtgtaaggggctgtccataaattacgtcatcgattttggACGATTttggaccccccccccctaaaatcatccaaaaatcatgcttcaaatcaccccatttcctcctacatcatgctaccatcatccgatgtccagaccccccccccccctaatttgaaacgacgtaatttatggatagcccctaagtcactttgacaaaaataaatagttggtcgctttctacagaactacggtcatatgattcagcgtaacgcgtaacataacgctgacgtcatgtgtcacggacaatgttatttaccaaagaactttagtcataacgtatcataatcaggtcaattatttaaaactggacttttatattaagcaataaagctgttctaatcttgtacggactgaaatacgaggatctcacagttacattctaactttatatcactcaaatataattcaataaagctacatcttgatgaaatcgctaataaaagtgaactctagtactggtgaataaaactcaaaatatcttgagcaaatatatttagatgcgaggtctgcaaggtaactttacaatttctattcgaattataaacaattaacgctacaaatttaagctcactgccagcaatttcggaactaaagtttttcaatagaaaggaggatgggtcaattatacatagtgctgcagacattttagactagtcattgagttttcacttctgtcggcactcccagagtgcaacccgttgttttttttgtcaaGAAAAGGGTTAAAACAACTGATTAGATTTACAAAGGCTTTGCATTAGCTTGAGTTCTAGCAGGTAATGGTTAAGTTGCCGACTGATCAAATTCTACAACAACAAAACGAGGCAATTTAggttgttttgttttacatattGTAGTGTCTCAAAATAAGCAACCTGTAGGAATAGTGACCAAGTTTACCTCCGAATACGATGGACCTCCCCACGGCGGGGACAGGAACACAGCATCCGCCTTGAGCGTCGGCGCGAGTTTGAAGAAATCCCCCACAATGAACTCTATGCGGTCCGCCACACCGTATACTTCCGCGTTGTGTTGGGCTAGCGCGATCTTCGCTGGGTCGATGTCTACAGCTATCACTGTGTAGAAAAATATGTAGAAATCAATCACAACATACATTACAGTacagataaatatttttttctgaaatatcCGGCAAGGTCGCTCCCCTTAACAATGATGTACCTAACTTACAAGGCTTATAGTAGTAGGGCTTACGGCGATATTTACATCGAAAGCTGCATTTTTGGCAGAAAGCAAGCCGCTTTGCCCAGTGATACTAGGGACCAACCTGAATGATTTCATCCGAGGAAACACAAATTTCATTCACTAGAATTCAAGATGGCGGACCTTTACCAAAATGGCGGctgcaatatttaaaaaaagtatagaCACATAACGGCTGCACCGATTTTGGTGATTGATATATCAATCAATTCGTATTGACACCTGTaatcgaataaaaaatatggcatttaagaaattaaagatggcggccgaatattaagaaaattgtgttttttttctttaatttttttccttctaattaaaataacaactaaatattctataatatgatcacatattctttaatttaaatgaatcCTGATAATAttatctgtaaaataaaaaaataatcttaacaaTCCGTTGAGTAGTTATTGAACTATGCGCATTTCAAAAAGCGCGTAACTGCCGTACGAAACGGCCCGCTCGCGCGACTCGCGTCAAAACCGAGAATTTTGATGATTTAAAGGCAAAAAAAGAACTGAaaacatatttactttatttattaagctataaattaataaataaattgtatttccgcttatagaccagcggtggaacaaaaatgggttttgataacattaaagttttttcttttttgatatgttattgtaagcatgttaaataacattcatgtaaaaagttagaaaattttaggtggagcgttcggccatatttaaattttcaatttttgctaaataactatgtaaatataaaattaaagttacaaaaaactttaacatattcaataacactttaatttattcacaatattcggtttttagaaatctggaacagctgctttctggtgaacgtaaaaacaggaattataatgtaaatatagaattagagtagctgatattgcaaaattacgatattatctatcaacttagtatacatgtaaaaagttagaaatgtagacaatgtgcttgtctagatattgatttctcgttaagcagtatagccaatattgaattaaagtttgtagagttaatattacacggtcataataaagatcttacttctcacacaaaagattagaaatataaaatcacggcgacactaaatactgatacgtaagtatgcattccgagcttatattaagttacatttcaaacgcgcggcgtttgcgcgcgccgcgctgtgcgccgtggcaggaggcagcgatcgacggtcgcgggctagcggttagcgcggtgcccttaaaaatacgcaaagcgtttataaaattattatcaatggtaaatagttattttacacagtacactaatggaaacttaccttcccttatttatttctatatgtactagggattgcccgcggtttcgtttacgtagaattcgttatcgtgttaagtatagaaataatagatacatttgaacattattttaggtgcattgtcatacagataactacccttgttaaagtattcttcaaattcaatacacaggtgtcatttcaatataattttgcgtaatttggcgcttttaggttataaatgactagcgacatatatttttttaagagcgatcatctccgataatatttactttatcataaaatcaatttcaaactgatgttattcaatatttatcattttaaagtcaatattaccaaccaactgatccaatttacctacggtaacaactcaaaatttgcatcaaattaaatgccacttttcttatccgttacgaacaatcaagagggcctttacgagctgatgtggtgaaaattttatttaaccttcgtcccttaaaaccttcactacgctcaagtttcaactttacgaaccactcgctacgctcgtggttcaattttagaatgtttgaatttgtgaatgtgcttcctgcctcgcacagccaaactgtggaatgaactgtccgatacgaccttcaaaccttcaaagacccccatcttaaaggtcggcaacgcgcttgcaacccttctggtgttgcgggtgtccatgagcggcggtaatcgctaaccaccagatgatccgtctgctcgtttgcctcctatttaataaaaaaaaatgtttcccttgtttgggtatcaatattagcacgagcggttaatcaacaacttttccccttgtaaaccaaataaataaggtaggtgaggtgcaggcatatgaggcccggcgggtaacaaggcccagcattcaaaaatagcagttgctccctattattcccaattattctgaatttgtacttgttgctaagaaggcccactgtcagtgcaggtaaaaaggtctagtcccgggccttattgaacgtatgagatgaaatattagattaaaatattttaagataattttcaatatttttaatctctaattaataaggtcgatttgaagaaacttctatgaaattatgacttataaataacacttgcactgcgtgggctgtcaaaattgctgcagacttttcttggtctaactctaataatttttcacttgctttattgacctaaagacgttttaaagaatcaaaaagtctaataacattgaggcacttatactttttaaaggcagtaactaattacaagtgacttttttttgttaatacataggtaggtatttacgatcatcatcatatatttaagagtatgactcttgtcggtggagcaatttccatgtttggcggtcctccgccttctctttgacagcccgatacgacacgacgttgatcttttcctttatttgatccatgtacgctctccttggtcttccccttttcctgtttgcttcaactttcccttctatgatatttttgataaattcgtcgtatcgtatcaggtgcccaagcatccttcctcttctattgtctatagttcttaacaaactcctcctctctcctactacataggccacactgaatgttttgcactactggccactggtaaatatttaaattatgaattgtatattaaaaaaaaaatacaggcttttgattatggaatgtgacaaatgttggcgacaaatcgatcgtcttttgtttttaatggcttgtcaaagtaagtcagtgcgttgaacgtggctttaacgcgaaaatatttttagagctatgattttgttatgattttaaaagttcgcttactccgcaagagtgtagtgcttgccttcaaaatgcttttgggattgaagcaccacatctgagcatcgtgaggcgttggtatggtgaatttagtagagacagtattattctagataatgattttcgtgaaggtcgaccgtccacggcgatcattcaaggaaacgtggctactgtgagacgactcattgaagaaaacccacgaatcacctatgacgaaatttgaggacaattagggataggtatgagacaaatacaaaagattttacaagaatatttaaaagtcgggaagcctagttgtctttggattcttcacgaattaacttcagtccaaaaacaggtactttttgactggtgccgagaaatgctgcgtaagtataagcaagaaagttcaaatgctgtatataacatcgttagaggagatgaaacctggatttactgctacgatccggaaaaaaggcattagtccagtcaatgggtctttcgaaggtgacaggaggcccatagaagttcaacaagccaaaagcgttgccaaacattttgatcgtctgttttttttaaacgcgacttttttgtaccgtacttttaaataataaaagaacgttaaatactgagtagtacactaccatttgtgtgcccgcagtcattgaaaaagaccgcgagagacgaccgagaagccgcatcctcctgcgtcataataatgcgtccaccgataccgcaataaaggcaaaaacattttttaattacgaaaacgtggaaaatgtctcttatacggattataatccagacattgcaccctgtgacttctatctatttcccaaaattaaggatttaatttggggtttgacatttaagaccccggataaggcagttactacgtttcatcaccacgtcgaaaacatgcagtcaagtgattgggcctcatgcttccaaaaatggtccgagcgagtgaatatgtgcatagaatgtaaagggaaacattttgagaagcaataaatgtattatta from Cydia fagiglandana chromosome 11, ilCydFagi1.1, whole genome shotgun sequence encodes the following:
- the LOC134669110 gene encoding RAB6-interacting golgin isoform X1 — encoded protein: MSSTFAGFSEEDLKRIKSVETGSNIESKVTTNIKKAQIGVKQKRATNQYKLPLQKQSSDEAIDVMFDKCRLSLKNKPITEYNNNESSDLDNISTSTIDLNNEDDVSGGEANDIDEKDSKTDAMENHLDSRKSSTGVTPDLVRSVDNYTEDELAAHGAKLEELQLKQKIMEEQNKKRKEMLAKALADSQPNRTETKQTAEEVVRLEKIKKELQVLDGQFSQDVSVLRKKIDQACLSYAEAEKHYLKIEKEFLQAKINLQKEREKKELLTEHLCALITHNETRKAQKLETLMLELASDRKGSVSDRKEFASDRKESASNRKESVSDLNLSQQTPEDDDSEIVDGVCEKTGKMVEL
- the LOC134669110 gene encoding RAB6-interacting golgin isoform X2; protein product: MSSTFAGFSEEDLKRIKSVETGSNIESKVTTNIKKAQIGVKQKRATNQYKLPLQKQSSDEAIDVMFDKCRLSLKNKPITEYNNNESSDLDNISTSTIDLNNEDDVSGGEANDIDEKDSKTDAMENHLDSRKSSTGVTPDLVRSVDNYTEDELAAHGAKLEELQLKQKIMEEQNKKRKEMLAKALADRTKQTAEEVVRLEKIKKELQVLDGQFSQDVSVLRKKIDQACLSYAEAEKHYLKIEKEFLQAKINLQKEREKKELLTEHLCALITHNETRKAQKLETLMLELASDRKGSVSDRKEFASDRKESASNRKESVSDLNLSQQTPEDDDSEIVDGVCEKTGKMVEL
- the LOC134669111 gene encoding small nuclear ribonucleoprotein F, with translation MAAAMPINPKPFLNSLTGKSVLVRLKWGHEYKGLLVSADGYMNLQLANTEEIVDGKCTGNLGEVLIRCNNVLYVRGAEEEDEEGEMKE